A window from Theobroma cacao cultivar B97-61/B2 chromosome 3, Criollo_cocoa_genome_V2, whole genome shotgun sequence encodes these proteins:
- the LOC18604395 gene encoding protein COFACTOR ASSEMBLY OF COMPLEX C SUBUNIT B CCB3, chloroplastic produces MAFVLLFIVTLPSLSLWTFSVCISHVTQTHSRQDNVPSLILLSPMAASSHLLSHILVKEWRPLIVKKENSAIFEGFKYPTRRSSYQGHRVSRSSTYCCQGANISTIELMPSKLIISGEPPYIFGIARNANLHMQVSPEVNSDLTRRFLLADLDPATAKLAISILGPFLSAFAFLFILRIVMSWYPKLPLEKFPYVIAYAPTEPFLMATRKLIPPLGGVDVTPVVWFGLVSFLNEILLGPQGLLVLVSQQVS; encoded by the exons ATGGCATTTGTCCTTCTATTTATTGTGACCTtaccttctctctctctttggaCTTTCTCTGTCTGCATTTCTCACGTTACCCAAACCCATTCAAGACAGGATAACGTTCCCTCTCTCATTCTGCTCTCACCAATGGCAGCGTCTTCTCACCTTTTAAGCCACATCCTCGTTAAAG AATGGCGACCTCTGATAGTGAAGAAAGAGAATTCTGCTATCTTT GAAGGATTCAAATATCCTACCAGGAGAAGCTCATATCAAGGCCATCGAGTCTCACGGTCCAGTACATATTGTTGCCAAGGAGCTAACATTTCTACTATTGAACTCATGCCATCCAAGTTAATCATTTCAGGGGAGCCGCCATACATATTTGGTATTGCAAGAAATGCTAATCTCCATATGCAAGTATCACCAGAAGTTAACTCAGATCTCACTAGGCGATTTTTACTGGCTGATTTGGATCCTGCCACAGCTAAACTGGCAATTAGTATTTTAGGGCCCTTTCTCTCAGCATTTGCCTTCCTATTTATTTTGAGAATAGTGATGTCTTGGTACCCTAAGCTTCCACTGGAGAAATTTCCATATGTCATTGCTTATGCTCCCACTGAACCATTTCTTATGGCAACCAGAAAGTTGATTCCACCTCTTGGAGGAGTGGATGTAACTCCTGTAGTGTGGTTCGGATTGGTCAGTTTCCTTAACGAGATCCTCCTTGGGCCTCAAGGGCTTCTTGTCCTTGTCTCTCAACAGGTTAGCTAG
- the LOC18604396 gene encoding cell division cycle-associated protein 7, with product MGRLRVKSDYETLRNARIVENQARLASLGLHKTISELRSIVSSAISEKTQLRKWQKKDYEITPLRRSNRLKRTPAASTRTSNFLRRSSRLRGSDIGEENGSNSSSGEGEEKRPANAPLVKTYGARNQLSPEDSARRCRRKEGRGSVYNSVFGICCHFCRQKTLCAEEDCKRCGNLDVNQPCTGKTDCSVCHSSNGVLCRACLKLRYGEELEEVRENKEWMCPHCIEEKGINPYWICNSSICLKNRRMAPTGIAIYRALELGYKSVAHLLMDELQRRDPS from the exons ATGGGAAGGCTTAGAGTCAAATCCGACTACGAAACTCTTAGGAACGCTCGCATCGTTGAGAACCAG GCTCGATTAGCTTCTCTGGGACTGCACAAAACCATCTCCGAGCTCCGATCGATTGTTTCTTCTGCAATATCAGAGAAAACCCAGCTCAGAAAATGGCAAAAGAAAGACTACGAAATCACGCCTTTGCGCCGCTCCAATCGTTTGAAACGAACTCCTGCTGCCTCAACTCGCACAAGCAATTTTTTGCGGCGCTCTAGCCGGCTCAGAG GTAGTGACATTGGCGAAGAAAATGGGAGTAATTCATCTTCGGGCGAAGGTGAAGAAAAAAGGCCTGCAAATGCGCCATTGGTGAAGACATATGGTGCCAGGAATCAATTATCGCCTGAGGATTCTGCTCGGCGCTGCCGTCGCAAGGAGGGGAGGGGCAGCGTTTACAACTCTGTTTTTGGAATTTGCTGCCATTTCTGCAG GCAAAAGACATTGTGTGCTGAGGAAGACTGCAAGCGATGTGGTAATCTTGATGTAAATCAGCCGTGCACAG GAAAGACAGATTGTTCAGTTTGTCACTCTAGCAATGGTGTTCTCTGCCGGGCTTGTCTCAAGCTCAGGTACGGTGAAG AACTGGAGGAGGTAAGAGAAAATAAGGAATGGATGTGCCCTCACTGCATAGAAGAAAAAGGGATTAACCCTTATTGGATATGTAACAG TTCAATATGCTTGAAGAATCGAAGGATGGCTCCAACTGGCATAGCAATATACAGAG CACTGGAGCTGGGATACAAATCCGTTGCACATCTGCTGATGGATGAGCTTCAGCGTAGAGATCCTTCTTGA